From the Lysinibacillus fusiformis genome, the window CTCAGCTATTATCAAAACAATCGCAAGCATGATCGGTGAGCTAAACATTCCACTGATTGTTGATCCAGTGATGATTGCAAAAGGTGGAGAAAGCCTATTGCAGCAAGAAGCTATCGATGCACTATGCTCAACTTTACTACCACTCGCTACGGTTGTTACGCCCAATATACCCGAAGCAGAGACACTTACAGGGAGAACTATTCATCATTTTGAAGATATGAAAGAAGTAGCTCAAAGCTTGTTACAACTTGGTGTACAATGTGTCATCATCAAAGGTGGACATTTAACAGATCCACTTTATGCCATTGATTATGTATTTTTCAAAAATGGACGATCTTTTTCGATGCAATCTCCTCGAATCCAAACAAAAAATACGCACGGTACTGGATGTACATTTTCAGCAGCACTTACTGCTTTTCTTGGACAAGGATTTGCTATGGAAGAAGCCATTATTGAAGCTAAAAAGTTTATCCAATTAGCAATTATGTATGATTTATCGATTGGAAATGGTCATGGACCCACAAATCATTTTGCTTATCAACAGCATAAAGAAGCCTGTGAGGTGAT encodes:
- the thiD gene encoding bifunctional hydroxymethylpyrimidine kinase/phosphomethylpyrimidine kinase, which codes for MHIVTTIAGSDSGGGAGIQADLKTFQELKVFGTSVITALTAQNTLGVTGVYPIDVSFIKKQFEALVEDFSITAIKTGMLYSSAIIKTIASMIGELNIPLIVDPVMIAKGGESLLQQEAIDALCSTLLPLATVVTPNIPEAETLTGRTIHHFEDMKEVAQSLLQLGVQCVIIKGGHLTDPLYAIDYVFFKNGRSFSMQSPRIQTKNTHGTGCTFSAALTAFLGQGFAMEEAIIEAKKFIQLAIMYDLSIGNGHGPTNHFAYQQHKEACEVIIHET